In a single window of the Eshraghiella crossota genome:
- a CDS encoding DNA translocase FtsK has product MATGSKNGQTKKKPAGRKKPAAKKYNNKLITEAVLLILMALCVIFFLANFGVGGIVGKGISAFFFGLFGILAYIFPILLFAAVIFAMSNKNSSIARVKLIAVLFELIFLCTLIQLISGSHSGEWNVGDFYINSSTHKNGGGFFGGMFCLLFSKLFGNAGAYIFTVVLIIIAAVIITEHSFIGGVKKNSKKVYNAAKRDMEAYKADVAVKRKEKERMEELRASEKMPPKKKRSSVKVEGITTDTRMEKADAETTGEDVYSYEKAEDIKPFDENEYANVVDATDYAMRHFQDEQSIPFEPAYEDVKEILPPSGTVETAAANTAIVNEEPQRAEEDYIDMELVKNELEKEQLLKPDKEKNVKPEPVHGNVTEQAQALPVKPSHTAKNNKYKLPPVSLLKRSSGTSKGNDGKDELRATAGKLQQTLATFGVNVTITDVSRGPAVTRYELQPEQGVKVSKIVSLADDIKLNLAAADIRIEAPIPGKAAVGIEVPNKENSGVMLGDLIASKEFRDAKSKIAFAAGKDIAGQIVMADIAKMPHLLIAGATGSGKSVCINTIIMSILFKARPEEVKLIMVDPKVVELSVYNGIPHLLTPVVTDPKKAAAALNWAVAEMMKRYQLFATYGVRDMKGFNEKISGMEPEEGKELPEVMAQIVIIIDELADLMMVASGDVEDAIVRLAQLARAAGIHLIIATQRPSVNVITGLIKANVPSRIAFSVSSGVDSRTILDMVGAEKLLGKGDMLFYPQGYQKPARVQGAFVSDEEVSAVVDFIKENSNETGYSEEIENHLSNPEFEESQAFSGDRDQYFADAGRFIIEKERASIGMLQRVFKIGFNRAARIMDQLGEAGVVGPEEGTKPRKVMMTMEEFEEFLKNN; this is encoded by the coding sequence ATGGCTACAGGCAGTAAAAACGGACAGACGAAAAAGAAGCCGGCAGGCAGAAAAAAGCCCGCTGCAAAAAAATATAATAATAAACTTATTACAGAAGCGGTTTTATTAATATTGATGGCACTCTGCGTTATATTTTTTCTTGCCAATTTCGGCGTAGGAGGAATTGTAGGTAAAGGTATAAGCGCATTTTTCTTCGGGCTATTCGGAATACTTGCATATATTTTCCCGATTCTTCTGTTTGCTGCGGTAATTTTTGCAATGTCCAATAAGAATAGTTCGATTGCCAGAGTCAAACTTATTGCAGTATTGTTTGAACTGATTTTTTTATGTACTCTGATACAGCTGATTTCCGGAAGCCACAGCGGTGAATGGAATGTCGGTGATTTTTACATAAATTCCAGCACGCATAAGAACGGCGGTGGTTTTTTTGGCGGTATGTTTTGCCTGCTTTTTAGTAAACTGTTTGGTAATGCAGGTGCATATATTTTTACGGTTGTACTAATAATTATAGCAGCGGTTATCATAACGGAACATTCGTTTATCGGCGGTGTTAAAAAGAATAGCAAAAAAGTATACAATGCCGCAAAACGTGATATGGAAGCGTACAAAGCGGACGTTGCAGTTAAGCGTAAAGAAAAAGAACGAATGGAAGAACTTAGGGCAAGTGAGAAGATGCCTCCTAAGAAAAAACGTTCTTCCGTGAAAGTTGAAGGAATAACAACGGATACGCGCATGGAAAAGGCGGATGCAGAGACTACAGGGGAAGATGTATATTCATATGAAAAGGCAGAGGATATAAAGCCTTTTGATGAAAATGAGTATGCCAATGTTGTTGATGCAACAGATTATGCAATGAGACATTTCCAGGATGAACAGAGTATTCCTTTTGAACCGGCTTATGAGGATGTTAAAGAGATACTTCCTCCTTCCGGGACTGTGGAAACTGCCGCTGCCAATACAGCAATAGTTAATGAAGAACCACAGAGGGCAGAAGAAGATTACATTGATATGGAGCTGGTAAAGAACGAACTTGAGAAAGAACAGCTTCTAAAGCCTGATAAGGAAAAAAACGTTAAACCGGAGCCTGTTCACGGTAATGTGACGGAGCAGGCACAGGCATTACCGGTAAAACCATCGCATACAGCTAAAAACAACAAATACAAACTTCCTCCTGTAAGCCTTTTAAAGAGAAGCAGCGGAACTTCCAAAGGGAATGACGGTAAGGACGAACTCAGGGCAACAGCAGGCAAATTACAGCAGACACTTGCTACATTTGGTGTTAACGTTACAATAACGGATGTAAGCCGGGGCCCTGCAGTTACAAGATATGAATTGCAGCCTGAACAGGGCGTTAAGGTAAGCAAAATAGTTTCCCTTGCGGATGATATAAAGCTCAATCTTGCAGCGGCGGACATAAGAATTGAAGCACCAATCCCCGGAAAGGCAGCTGTCGGAATTGAAGTACCTAATAAAGAAAATTCCGGCGTAATGCTTGGAGACCTTATTGCCAGCAAAGAATTCAGGGATGCCAAGTCTAAAATTGCTTTTGCGGCAGGTAAAGACATCGCAGGCCAGATAGTAATGGCAGATATTGCTAAGATGCCCCACCTTCTTATTGCGGGTGCAACGGGTTCAGGTAAATCGGTATGTATTAATACTATTATTATGAGTATTCTTTTTAAGGCAAGACCTGAAGAGGTAAAGCTTATAATGGTTGACCCAAAGGTTGTGGAGCTTAGTGTATATAACGGAATACCCCACCTCCTTACACCTGTTGTAACGGACCCTAAAAAAGCAGCCGCGGCACTTAACTGGGCTGTGGCGGAAATGATGAAAAGATATCAGCTTTTTGCAACTTACGGCGTAAGGGATATGAAGGGCTTTAATGAAAAGATATCGGGAATGGAACCTGAGGAAGGCAAAGAGCTTCCTGAGGTTATGGCACAGATTGTTATAATCATTGATGAGCTTGCAGACCTTATGATGGTTGCATCAGGAGATGTAGAGGATGCCATAGTAAGACTTGCACAGCTTGCCAGAGCGGCAGGTATCCACCTTATTATTGCTACCCAGAGACCAAGTGTTAATGTCATAACAGGTCTTATCAAAGCCAATGTTCCTTCAAGAATTGCCTTTTCGGTATCATCCGGTGTAGACTCAAGAACAATACTTGATATGGTAGGAGCAGAAAAACTTCTCGGTAAGGGTGATATGCTATTTTATCCACAGGGCTATCAGAAACCGGCGAGAGTACAGGGCGCATTCGTATCTGACGAAGAGGTATCGGCGGTTGTTGATTTTATTAAGGAAAATAGCAATGAGACCGGATACAGTGAAGAAATAGAAAATCACCTGAGTAATCCTGAATTTGAAGAAAGTCAGGCTTTTTCCGGTGACAGGGACCAGTATTTTGCCGATGCGGGCAGATTTATCATAGAAAAAGAACGTGCATCGATAGGAATGCTGCAAAGGGTATTTAAAATCGGTTTTAACAGGGCTGCAAGAATTATGGATCAGCTTGGGGAAGCCGGTGTGGTAGGACCTGAAGAGGGTACCAAGCCACGTAAAGTTATGATGACAATGGAAGAATTTGAAGAATTTCTTAAGAATAACTAA
- a CDS encoding ClpP family protease, producing the protein MFETVYILGEIEGHDGGGSDKNTKYDEIIPRLVSIENNDDVDGVLFVINTMGGDVSAGLAIAEMIAGLSKPTVSLVIGESHSIGVPIAVAANYSFIVKSATVVIHPVRMTGTILGTRQTYRQFRSIQDRIVRFISEHSRCGEESIEKMMMDTSMMSSDLGTILVGEEAVEAGLIDENGSIDKAWNKLKFICQNKGEMV; encoded by the coding sequence ATGTTTGAGACAGTGTATATTCTGGGAGAAATTGAAGGACATGACGGAGGCGGTTCTGATAAAAACACAAAATATGATGAAATAATTCCAAGGCTTGTGTCCATAGAAAATAATGATGATGTTGATGGTGTTTTATTTGTTATTAACACTATGGGAGGGGATGTTTCAGCGGGGCTTGCCATTGCGGAAATGATAGCTGGGCTTAGTAAGCCTACGGTGTCCCTTGTAATAGGGGAAAGCCATTCCATAGGAGTACCCATAGCGGTGGCTGCGAATTACTCATTTATAGTGAAAAGTGCAACCGTTGTTATCCATCCCGTAAGAATGACGGGAACAATATTAGGAACCAGACAGACCTATAGGCAGTTCAGATCCATACAGGACAGAATAGTGCGTTTCATATCGGAGCACAGCAGATGCGGCGAAGAAAGTATAGAAAAAATGATGATGGATACTTCAATGATGTCCAGTGATTTAGGCACTATTCTTGTTGGGGAAGAAGCAGTGGAAGCCGGACTTATTGATGAAAACGGCAGTATTGACAAAGCGTGGAATAAATTGAAATTCATTTGTCAAAATAAAGGTGAAATGGTATAA
- a CDS encoding undecaprenyl-diphosphate phosphatase, translating to MNILKSILLGLVQGLTEFLPVSSSGHLAIFGKILGTNLDSEIYFNVLLHLGTLIAIIIVFHEDIWHMIQEFFQMLLIIFANFIVFIKRRRGDTKYTYFKVVNSNYKKLVLMIIISTIPTGLIGLLGRNFTELATNTLWFVGICLMITSGILMLADKKSDNTMKINKAKYSDAYFIGVAQGVATLPGISRSGATIATGMMLGFNKQLAIKYSFLMSIPAVLGAVIVELAGNRNVVFGSADLPGYVLGTITAAVSGYFAIKFMLRLIKNKSYKGFSIYCIIAGVAGIILSFIK from the coding sequence TTGAATATACTGAAGTCAATTTTATTGGGATTGGTTCAGGGGCTTACGGAATTTTTACCAGTGAGCAGTTCCGGACATCTGGCTATTTTTGGTAAGATTCTTGGTACAAATCTTGATTCGGAAATATATTTTAATGTATTGCTTCATCTTGGAACACTGATTGCAATCATAATTGTATTCCATGAGGATATATGGCATATGATTCAGGAGTTTTTTCAGATGCTTCTTATTATCTTTGCTAATTTTATAGTTTTTATAAAAAGACGGCGTGGGGATACGAAGTATACATATTTTAAGGTGGTTAATTCCAATTATAAAAAACTTGTGTTAATGATTATAATTTCAACTATTCCCACAGGACTTATAGGACTTCTCGGCAGGAATTTTACCGAGCTTGCAACAAATACCCTGTGGTTTGTGGGAATATGTCTTATGATTACATCCGGAATTCTTATGCTTGCAGACAAGAAGAGCGATAATACCATGAAAATTAACAAGGCAAAATATTCGGATGCTTATTTTATCGGTGTCGCACAGGGTGTTGCAACACTGCCGGGAATTTCAAGATCCGGTGCAACAATAGCAACAGGAATGATGCTTGGCTTTAATAAACAGTTGGCGATTAAATACTCATTCCTTATGTCCATACCGGCTGTACTTGGAGCTGTTATAGTGGAACTTGCCGGCAACAGGAATGTTGTATTCGGTTCTGCTGATTTACCGGGATATGTTCTTGGAACAATTACAGCGGCAGTAAGCGGATATTTTGCTATTAAATTTATGCTAAGACTTATAAAAAATAAGAGTTACAAGGGATTCTCAATCTACTGCATCATTGCCGGTGTGGCAGGAATAATCCTTTCATTTATAAAATAA